In one window of Clavelina lepadiformis chromosome 4, kaClaLepa1.1, whole genome shotgun sequence DNA:
- the LOC143453411 gene encoding uncharacterized protein LOC143453411 isoform X2 — MCQPSTVKNLDFVASKFGDFLPTFQARYKKEFGFANPGRDIINDGGRVGGIELSGIEDHALVTSSVLQLYPYRMVASS, encoded by the exons ATGTGTCAGCCTTCCACGGTAAAAAACTTAGATTTTGTCGCATCAAAGTTTGGTGACTTTTTGCCGACTTTCCAAGCCAG ATACAAGAAAGAATTTGGTTTTGCCAATCCAGGACGTGACATCATCAACGATGGTGGCAGAGTTGGAGGTATCGAACTTTCTGGGATTGAAGATCATGCTCTAGTGACATCGAGTG TGCTGCAATTATACCCATATCGCATGGTTGCTTCCAGCTAG
- the LOC143453411 gene encoding 5-oxoprolinase-like isoform X1 — MCQPSTVKNLDFVASKFGDFLPTFQARYKKEFGFANPGRDIINDGGRVGGIELSGIEDHALVTSSGKPPHVEKLNSFFISSSRILDIRSYQISSINNATF, encoded by the exons ATGTGTCAGCCTTCCACGGTAAAAAACTTAGATTTTGTCGCATCAAAGTTTGGTGACTTTTTGCCGACTTTCCAAGCCAG ATACAAGAAAGAATTTGGTTTTGCCAATCCAGGACGTGACATCATCAACGATGGTGGCAGAGTTGGAGGTATCGAACTTTCTGGGATTGAAGATCATGCTCTAGTGACATCGAGTGGTAAGCCACCACATGTcgaaaaattaaacagttttttcataTCTAGTTCTCGTATCCTGGACATAAGATCATATCAGATTTCATCCATCAACAATGCCACCTTCTAA
- the LOC143451658 gene encoding 5-oxoprolinase-like, protein MTSFVPMIWPACKKLNTQTALELEKIHQMFTSSDIKYNISHSSMLRFDGNRAILSGPAGGVVGYTMTSFEAQPSIGYNMGGTSTDLSRYDGEYEHVFKSTTAGVTIQAPQRICQVIHGPAIIIHKISTILVEPDCKGKMTKKGDVTIMIGKGKPRHIGKELDAIQLSIFSHRFMSIAEQMGRILQRTAISTNIKERLDFSCALFGHDGGLVSNASHILGHLGAMQDAVQYQMRAIDINEGDCILSNHPCTGGVHLPDQSREYDHVICLVM, encoded by the exons ATGACATCGTTTGTGCCTATGATCTGGCCCGCCTGTAAAAAACTCAACACTCAAACAGCCCTTGAGTTGGAAAAGATTCATCAAATGTTTACGTCTTCTGATATAAAATACAACATCTCACACTCCTCAATGCTCAGGTTCGATGGAAATAGAGCAATATTATCCGGCCCAGCAGGTGGCGTAGTGGGGTACACTATGACATCATTTGAAGCCCAACCCAGCATTGGGTACAACATGGGAG GAACATCAACAGATCTAAGTCGATACGACGGGGAATATGAGCATGTGTTCAAGTCTACTACAGCTGGTGTCACCATACAAGCGCCacag AGGATCTGTCAGGTGATTCACGGTCCAGCGATTATCATCCACAAAATCAGCACAATCTTGGTGGAACCTGACTGCAAGGGAAAGATGACTAAGAAAG GTGACGTGACCATCATGATAGGGAAGGGAAAGCCGAGGCATATTGGCAAGGAATTGGACGCCATCCAACTCTCTATATTTTCACACAG GTTCATGAGCATTGCAGAACAGATGGGTAGGATTCTACAACGGACAGCGATATCCACTAACATTAAG GAACGACTTGACTTCTCATGCGCTCTTTTCGGACATGATGGTGGTCTTGTTTCCAACGCTTCTCACATCCTAGGCCACCTAGGGGCCATGCAGGATGCCGTGCAGTACCAGATGAGGGCGATAGATATCAATGAAGGAGATTGCATCCTCTCCAACCATCCATGTACTGGAGGAGTTCATCTTCCTGATCAATCTCGTGAGTATGATCATGTGATTTGCTTGGTgatgtga
- the LOC143453416 gene encoding 5-oxoprolinase-like produces the protein MRRSDELLSVDPQNYCDAPREGIRSIMEQIDFIRMGTTVATNFLLERKDERMALALTEGWRDPLGNQSKPKMLDLLFRV, from the exons ATGCGTCGAAGTGATGAGCTGTTGTCTGTCGATCCACAAAATTACTGTGATGCTCCCAGGGAAGGAATTCGAAGCATTATGGAACAG ATCGATTTCATCCGGATGGGAACGACCGTTGCCACAAATTTTCTCCTCGAGAGGAAAGATGAGAGAATGGCACTTGCTCTCACTGAGGGTTGGAGAGATCCTCTTGGAAACCAATCAAAACCAAAAATGTTGGACCTC CTTTTCCGAGTATGA